One segment of Ipomoea triloba cultivar NCNSP0323 chromosome 12, ASM357664v1 DNA contains the following:
- the LOC115998877 gene encoding zinc finger BED domain-containing protein RICESLEEPER 1-like, with the protein MESISLSGQPPPILSSEELTGVEAEAVERNQSQQQNVPPPQSPVVSPSPETGVNVGVLTTWVFNQDAIRRALAEMILIDELPFRFVEGQGFRKFILVACPRFKIPSRWTISRDIYQIFSDERVNLKKLFRTSCQRVSITTDTWTSVQRINYMCITAHFIDNQWKLHKKIISFVPVTSHRGEYIAKALETCLLEWGLKNIFTVTVDNASSNDTVMGFFKKKLLSWGVSSVKCNYVHMRCIAHVLNLIVQDGLKDVDSSVKKVRDAVRYVRNSPARLKKFRDLADLIGVEAKSSLTLDVPTRWNSTYLMLKNAVTYQKVFDAYEENDSSFSTDLGEFVPDFMDWYSVEHMVKLLKCFYEMTLRISGSLYVTANNFFSEISDLSCMLSEMVEAESASVNLMGLNMKTKFEKYWGDPDKMNAIIFYANILDPRDKIAYMPYQFTQLYGDEKGESCFKNVLTGLKNLFDDYVHGSSASVDSATAVTGTSQSHSQSVTVGRPQSKLKSQLKKQRAESASESAFSTSGRVLDAFRSSLTPRIVEALVCAQDWMRLPNQPISAEENLDEVERLETELVSGSGAGSSEVGLSLPTIAVLETWTVANWQNGKWLGNYYLLLPFCNLPVWTVGTWNSEARTNG; encoded by the exons ATGGAGAGTATTAGTTTGTCTGGGCAACCTCCTCCTATACTATCTAGTGAGGAACTTACTGGGGTGGAAGCAGAAGCTGTGGAGAGAAATCAATCTCAGCAGCAAAATGTGCCTCCTCCTCAATCt CCTGTGGTTAGTCCTAGTCCAGAGACGGGGGTTAATGTGGGGGTCTTAACTACTTGGGTGTTCAATCAAGATGCAATTAGGAGGGCCCTAGCAGAAATGATACTCATTGATGAGCTTCCTTTCAGATTTGTAGAGGGGCAGGGGTTTAGAAAATTTATTCTTGTTGCATGTCCTAGATTTAAGATCCCATCTAGATGGACTATAAGTAGGGATATTTATCAGATTTTTTCTGATGAGAGGGTAAATCTGAAGAAACTGTTTAGGACTTCCTGCCAAAGAGTTAGTATCACAACTGATACTTGGACTTCTGTCCAAAGGATAAACTATATGTGCATCACTGCACATTTTATAGATAACCAATGGAAGCTACACAAAAAGATCATATCATTTGTCCCTGTCACCTCACATAGGGGGGAATACATTGCCAAAGCCTTAGAAACTTGTCTTCTAGAGTGGGGGCTAAAAAATATATTCACTGTGACTGTTGACAATGCCTCTAGTAATGACACTGTTATGGGTTTCTTCAAAAAGAAGTTGCTGTCTTGGGGGGTTTCTTCTGTGAAATGCAATTATGTGCACATGAGATGCATTGCACATGTCTTAAATTTGATTGTCCAGGATGGGTTAAAGGATGTAGACAGTTCTGTAAAGAAGGTGAGGGATGCAGTTAGATATGTGAGAAATTCTCCTGCTAGGCTAAAAAAATTCAGGGACCTTGCTGATTTAATAGGGGTGGAAGCCAAGTCTAGTTTGACTCTTGATGTACCAACTAGATGGAACTCAACCTACTTGATGCTTAAGAATGCAGTCacatatcaaaaggtatttgaTGCCTATGAAGAAAATGATAGTTCATTCTCCACTGATTTAGGTGAATTTGTCCCAGATTTTATGGATTGGTATTCTGTTGAGCATATGGTGAAGTTGCTTAAATGTTTTTATGAGATGACCCTAAGGATTTCTGGTTCTCTGTATGTGACTGCCAATAATTTCTTCTCTGAAATTTCTGACTTGTCTTGCATGCTGTCTGAAATGGTGGAAGCTGAATCTGCCTCTGTTAATCTGATGGGTTTAAATATGAAAACGAAGTTTGAGAAATATTGGGGTGATCCTGATAAAATGAATGCCATAATTTTTTATGCAAATATATTGGATCCAAGGGATAAAATTGCATACATGCCATACCAGTTCACACAACTGTATGGTGATGAAAAGGGAGAATCTTGTTTCAAAAATGTTTTAACTGGTCTGAAGAATTTGTTTGATGACTATGTGCATGGTTCATCTGCCAGTGTTGATTCTGCTACTGCTGTCACTGGTACATCCCAGTCCCACTCTCAATCTGTCACCGTTGGTAGACCACAGTCTAAACTGAAATCTCAGTTAAAAAAGCAAAGAGCAGAGAGTG CCTCTGAATCTGCTTTTAGCACTAGTGGGAGAGTGCTAGATGCATTTAGGAGTTCATTAACTCCTAGAATAGTGGAAGCACTTGTGTGTGCCCAAGATTGGATGAGGTTGCCAAATCAACCCATCTCAGCAGAAGAAAATCTAGATGAAGTAGAGAGATTAGAAACAG AACTGGTGAGTGGCAGTGGAGCTGGGAGCAGTGAAGTTGGTTTATCACTTCCCACAATTGCT GTGTTGGAAACTTGGACAGTTGCCAATTGGCAAAATGGCAAGTGGCTGGGCAACTATTATTTGTTGCTGCCATTTTGCAATTTGCCAGTTTGGACTGTTGGAACTTGGAACTCTGAGGCAAGAACAAATGGATAA